The window CGCAGCAATTTGGTGGGGATTTGCAGTATTTGGTCGAATCGGGGGAGGAACTGTTGTTAGTTACTAGGTATCTAGATCTTACATATGATGTTGAGCCTGATCAGACTAGTCTGATCTATAGAACAACACGGTTCCAAGTTTGTAGGCTAGATTCGAAAGCCCCAAGATGGGAGGTGGTGAGCAGCCTGGGCGATCGGGCATTGTTTCTAGGGGAAAATTTGTCATTGTCTTTGTCATCTGTGGATTTTCCGGGATGTAAAGGGAATTGCATCTATTATACGGATGATTATTCTGAGGATAATTATGATGGCATTGGTGGTGAACAAGATTTAGGCATTTTCAACTTAGAAGATGGCAGCATCGAACCATTACCATGTTCACATTTTCGGATACGCTGGCCTCCACCACTCTGGGTTACGCCCAATCCATGTTGAATTGGGGTTATCTTGGTTGTAACTTGTAAGTACAATTGTTCATATTCTGTATCTATGCCGAATTTGTATATTCTTGTCATCGTAGTAATCATATCTCACAGCTGATAAGCTACTGGAGAAAAGTTGTATCATAATTGTTGGTGTTCACTATTGAATCTTCTACATGTATTTCTTTCCCATTCATATGTGATAGTATAAATCTAAATGTGGTAATGATTGCTAGGATTTGCTCATTGTTCAATGATACTATAGTAATATGGTATGAATATTTATAATGGTAAAGGAATTCAAGAAATATGATTGGACCTGAATACTTTGAGgcgatttcaaattttttaggtATTCTTACACTAAGTTACAAGTCTCTGCGGTATAATTATACATAGCAATTTTGGAGGCCATGTGAAAGGCAGTCATTTTGAGGTAACTCGGGCAAGGCATCAAGACCTCTAGCTGTGAGACTTGATCTTCATAATTCAAATCTTcattgaaaacaagaaaatcaacATTTTGAGTAGTGTATAAAGGGGTATTCACATTGTTGGTCCTTCTTGAACTGCTCCTTTCCAGGATGCACATCATACTTCCAATCCACATTTATGCTTGATCTTCCATGGAAGTTCAATTGTTGACACTGATGTTTCCTTAATGTTGAAGCGTAGTTTTCTTCTTTTCGTTATTTTTAGTTAAGTTGCAGATCGTTATAAATGGTGTATTTGCTGAGCATTTTAGTTCTGCATCCACTTCTTTATTCAAAGTAAGAAGCCCCCAAATGGAATTTGTTACCTCTGATGATTGGGTCCCAACTATATATCATTGGTTTCCGGACCAATGTTAGAAGTAGTACTGTTAATGATATGCCCCTCACCACAAAATCCTTGATCAAACTCTATTTCTGATATCATGTGTGGTCAtttttgttgttcttttttGTCCCTCTTCATTTTTCAGCTTCAGTGTTGTACTTTCTCCAAGCGCCTCACTTATTTTGAGTTTGTATCATCAATTAAGATTATGTAGTTTTGATGTCGTAATAAATGTATTCGGATTGTATAAACATGCTAAACTTGTTGAATTGGATTCGTTGAGACCTCTTGAGTTGCGCTATCATTCACTACACCTTCATGGTTTGAAGTTCTAATACTTTTCTCCAAAAGGAACATTTCCTTTAACTATTATCAGCTATAATAATATTTCCAAGTGTCTTTCCAATACACAGGCAAGTTTCAAATGTTGCATGATTGAAATGAAGGTAGTGTGTTTGTCTGAGAACTTGCattcaatttgtttttattgaaagGGTATGTTTTgcttaaatgaatttaaatggGTTGAGGGGATGGTGATCTTTCAATCTCAATGGAGTTCTTAGTCTTTTCAATGCTTAGATGGTTTGGTTAGTGCCTTTACACTTTACAGTATTAAGACTTTCTATGTTGCTTTGTGGGGAGAAATGGAGATGGGCGAGGGATTTTCTATATAGGTGTGTGGAGAGAAATGGGGAAGTCAGGCAACAGATAACCTATGATCTGTTCTTTTCTAAAGCTAAGCTGAAGCTTGCGATACAAGATATATCTTGATTCTTGAATGGTTGCCTTCAGATGTCCACCTTTTTTTGTCCTGAACCTGTGATGAAAAGGAAGACGACTTAAAAGAGATCTGATTCTTTGGAATATGGAAGATGTATAGGAAAATTTTAATAGTGAATTCAATCTGCCTTGTTGGAAAAAAAGAGATgcaatttccctttttttacaCAAACCTTTCATCCCGCTGCTTATCTTCTTCCTCACTCCTTGCTTGATTCCCTTGGAAACCGAGAGCAAGGTCTGACCTCCCTGATGAAGCTACCCTTGGTTGATACTTTCACGGGATCCGCCTCAGCACTGGCTTGAAGAGAAGAGTTTCCATTGTCTATTACCTTTGAAACTTAAAGTacgtttgggagtgattttaggaagtgtttctagcTTTTATAacactttaaaaattttcatccttaaagcattaaaaatggtaaaaatactttctaaaacgCACTTTTAGACCAGTGGGGAAAGTCAATATTTTGATACTTAGTGTAATAAGATCCAATTGGAGGACAGGTGCCTTAATTAACGCCAAGTTTTTCCCTAGATTCAGATACATGTTTCTGCACTGCCTGATTTAGATAATCAGATTTGAGAGGTCTTCGTTGTTAGAAACTCGATCATTATCGATGCTTCGATTCGAATTAACAGCAACCGGTGGAGCTCAAGTTATAGTTTGGTTTAGATGGCTTTTACTGGGCTAAAACTTGCAGGCCTTTAGGCAGAGCTTTATTTCCTCGCTGCGAGCCCATCTTGAACGTTGTTTCAGGGCAAGATTCTTTTTAGTGGGCCAACTCATTACCTGAGTAGCAGGCCTTTTCTCCAGAATATACGTgtcataaattttgaaactcAACAAAAATTCCGAGAGCCAAAACTCTAGTGTATAAAGCTCCATCCAAAGGATGAAAAAGTACTTATTCACATCTCCttaaaaagggggaaaatgcaAATCGGACCCCAGAATCACTCCATTTGACTTTTACTGTACACATACTTTAAATTGATTTAAGTTCTACCGTTTTCACAGTGCTCAACAACTAACTTCACAACCACCTGGTATTCTAAAACCCTCGTAAATCATCCCTTTGCTTTGCTATGCTATGCACCTCATTGAGTACATTCCCACCGGCGAATCATGCGTTGGTGAAGCGTAGGTTCTGGGGTGATCACTCTCCAAACCGTAGTCCATCAACGGACGGTCTTCCAGTTCCTCATCGTGATCCAATACAAACTCAGGTATCTCGAGTCCGTTCCTCCTTACATGGCTCCACAGAAACTCAAGCCTGTTCACGTATTGAAGCTTCTGGTATAACCTACACGGTGCGCAGAGCAAAGTGTTAGTACCAGAaatcaattaaactaatttaattagttGGTAATAATATATGTTTTCAGAATAATCAAGATAATGATATCGTTTCGTTTTAACTCCGCGGATCTTgaatctttttctaaaaatatacgTCCACTAGAGAAGTTGAAAGCCTCCGTGACCACGGCACTCAAGTGCGCAGTTTAGCATAGGTAAGTGTAAAGTGCGCCGGGTATGGCGAGAGAGAGTATCTTTCTTACCCTCCGTTAAAGAGAAAACGACCAAAGGTGGCGAAGAAGAGCCTGGCCTGCAGACCGGGGTGTAGGAAGTAAACCGCCTCGATGTGATCTTTAACATTGATCGGAATGGCCTCGTAGATCGACCGGAGGACCGAGATTCCAGGAAAGTTATCGCTCCTCTGAACACCTGTGTGCACATACACCACAGAGAACGGCTTCTCTCCCAGCTGAGAGAAAATCTTCTCCTTCAAATACTTTTTCAACACCTCAACGCTTATAACCCGAGCTGATCACACAAAACCACAAACAACTCAATTCAACATCAACACCAAGATCAAAATCCACAAACCCTAACTACAACGTGCATAACCCAAAGAAAGAGACCGTCACTCACCGGGAAAGTACTTTCCGATGATAACAAGAACCTTCCGACCGTGTCTATCCGTACCTTGGATCTTGAAGATCTGAAGCTTCTCCATCAGTTGTTCTTGATCGACATGAGACAGGCCAGAAGCAGAAGAACTCATGGCTAAACCAAAGGTCCTAAACCTCAACCTCTTTTCAATAGTTTAATTGTTACGACTTACGAGCGCCAATAAAGAAAACATAACAATAACAGTTCGCCCAAGTTTTGGTCGTTGTAACTTGCAAAAAGCAAAGACTCTCCGTCGGCGGACtcccccatatatatatatatagagagagagagaaactagaGAGGGGGTGCGGGAGTTATCCGATTGAAAGGAAAAACTGAGATTGAAATGGAGCGGGCGGTTTGAAGGAATATTCTCAAGCATCTTCCCCTTATTTGGACTGTTAACTCCGTTATCTCTGACACGTGTGCTTATCCCACACGTTTAGGCACTATCTAAACACGGGTTTTGTGCGACTGTGTCCATTCTTCCTTATCTATGGACACAGGAAATACATCGATGtttatttccttctttattttctttctttttcatttttttgtttttaccaaatcaatcatccataaaaacaaaaaaaatttaaattatttatattatgaaaacaaataggaaatagtaaaatttttattcataatttataCAAATTTTCTGGATCAgacaaaatcacttgaaattttttttaacgtgATTATTAAAGGTAACGTACGCCGTGGATGAACGAAGCTTCCGAAGTCATCCATCAAATAAAAGTCCAACAAGTGGGCCAATCTGTTTTGTTACATCCGTAGAAATAATTACAGAATTCCAATCCTTCTCCCATTCGAAACCGAAGAAAAAGTTGAAGTGTGGGCCACCGTCTGGGGACAACACATGACGAGGTA is drawn from Vitis riparia cultivar Riparia Gloire de Montpellier isolate 1030 chromosome 18, EGFV_Vit.rip_1.0, whole genome shotgun sequence and contains these coding sequences:
- the LOC117906152 gene encoding protein GDAP2 homolog, whose amino-acid sequence is MSSSASGLSHVDQEQLMEKLQIFKIQGTDRHGRKVLVIIGKYFPARVISVEVLKKYLKEKIFSQLGEKPFSVVYVHTGVQRSDNFPGISVLRSIYEAIPINVKDHIEAVYFLHPGLQARLFFATFGRFLFNGGLYQKLQYVNRLEFLWSHVRRNGLEIPEFVLDHDEELEDRPLMDYGLESDHPRTYASPTHDSPVGMYSMRCIA